CCCAAAGCCCGGATGCAGGCGCTGCAAAAAACGTTGGCTTCGTTCCCCGCAGCATCTGCCGCAGAAGTGCTCTCCTCCCCCAACAACATTCTGGGGTTGGAATATGTGAAAGCATTGAAAGCCTGCAAAAGCTCCATCACCCCGTGCATCATCCCCCGGTCGGGAAGCGGCTACCACGACACCGGCCTTTCCCCGGATCAATTTGCCTCGGCCACCGGCATCCGCGCCGCCATTGCCAGACAGTTGCCCACGGAACAGTTGAAAACCGCGGTGCCCGATGCTGTTCTTTCTATATTAAAAGAGAACGAGGGCAAAAGCTTTCCCGTGGAGGAAAACGATTTTTCCGCCCTGCTGCGCTACCGGCTGTTGATGCTGCTGCACGGCGACAGGTACAACCGTTTCCAGGCACCACTGCATAGCGACAGCTGCATAGATTCCCAGGCACCGTTATTTGCGGCAGATACCGCATCCCAAAGCGCGTCCCCTCTGTCCATACGGAACACCTCTGGTCAAACTGCATTGACATGTGCACCAGCTCAGCTTCTATCAAAATTTGCCGACATGACCCCCGATCTGGCCGCCCGCATCGCAGACAAGCTGCCTGCTTTTGTGGATGCGGCCCAGTTCACCGATCTTCTGAAAGCCAAAAACCTGACCCGTACGCGCATCGCCCGGTGCCTCACCCATATCCTGCTGGATGTAGAAGAATATCCCTTCCGGCAGCTGCGCACCAGTGCTTTCCCCGTGCCTTACGCCCGGATTCTGGGATTCCGAAAGGAAGCTGCGCCCCTTCTTTCTGTCTTAAAGAAGACTTCCCGGATCCCGCTGATCACCAAGACGGCAGATGCCACACGGATCCTGCAGGACACCTGGGGCAGCGACGCTGCCGGCGCCCTGTGGCTCTGGAACCATGACCTGCTGGCGGTGGATATCTACGAGACTGCGGCGGGTGCACGTTTTCACCGGCTTCCTGTGAACGAATACACCCGAGGGCTGATTCTTCTTCCCTGACAATGCCACCCGGATGCGCCTGCCCATGTATATTTGTAAAGCCTGCTACCACCAGCAAAAGTAACAACGGATATCAAAATCTCCAACTGTTTCGTAAGCATCTACCAACATGAATATCCATCCAAGTCAAACTGCACCGGTTCTCTTGGATATCATACGATGCGAAAGAACCCCGAAAGTCTCATCCGACCTTCGGGGTTCTCTTTTCTTTTACCGATATTGAAACTTTTTCTCGCTCTCATGACGCAAGTACGCGCCCATGCCAATGCGCTTATCTTCCGTGGCATTGCACAGGGCAAAAGCCTGCTGTTCAAATTCCAGACCAGCGCTTTCTCCTGCCGCCAGCCCCATATTGACGCACCGTTTGATCTCCTGCACTGCGATCTGCCCATTGGCACAGATCTGCACAGCCAGCGCCATAGCGGTATCTGTAAGCGCTTCCGGCGCCACCACCTGATTGGCCGGGCCCGTCTCCTCCACCGTTTCCGATGCCATGCAGATATCACACGCTTTCACCAGATCACAGCTGCCATCCAGTGAAAATCCATTCATGGCCGCAATCACCGGCACCCGAAGGCTGCGCACGGCCGCGCATAGTTCTTCCAGCTGCCGGGACTGCTCTGCGTTATTTTGTTTATCCGGCGCAGCCATCTCTTTGCTGCACGCTCCGGCATCTGTGAAAAGCAGCACATACACATCCAGATCCCGCTCCACCTGTTTCACCGCCGCCTGGACTTCTGCGATCCATTCCGGTTCTGACCAATGCCGTTTTCCGGCATTTTTCAGTGTGACCACCGCCACATGATCTTTCTTTTCATACGCCACCGCAGCCATCTTTTTCCCCTTTTACAGATATTATATCATGATTCGCACGTTCCGTGCTTGACACTGCTACGCAGCTATCATGATCACATTCGCCGTTCGTCACTCATGCCAGCATGGTGACTCACTTGCGCTCATTATATCCCTAATTCTTGAAGCTGTGTACCGGTGCCGGGATTCTGCCGCCCCGGTTGACGAACGCATCACAGTGGAACGGATTCACCGGCATGATGGGTGCATAGCCCAGCAGGCCGCCGAATTCCACCGTCTCGCCCACGCCCTTACCGATCACCGGGATGACGCGGACTGCCGTGGTTTTCTGATTGATCATGCCGATGGCCATCTCGTCTGCGATGATACCGGAAATGGTCTCCGGTGTGGTGTCTCCTGGAATGGCGATCATATCCAGACCGACGGAGCACACACAGGTCATGGCTTCCAGCTTCTCCAGCGTCAGCGCCCCTGCGTTCACCGCGTCGATCATGCCCTGATCCTCGCTCACCGGAATGAAAGCGCCGCTTAAGCCGCCCACATAGGAGGACGCCATGATGCCGCCCTTCTTCACCTGATCGTTCAACAGCGCCAGCGCTGCCGTTGTGCCCGGGGCACCTGGATGCTCCAGACCGATCTCCTTCAGGATATCTGCCACGCTGTCGCCCACCGCCGGGGTCGGCGCCAGGGACAGATCGATGATGCCAAAGGGAATATGCAGCTTGGCGCTGGCTTCCTTTGCCACCAGCTGTCCCACACGGGTAATCTTGAAGGCCGTCTTCTTGATGGTCTCGCACAGCACCTCGAAGCTCTCGCCGCGCACCTTTTCCAGGGCCGTCTTTACCACGCCCGGGCCGCTGACGCCCACATTGATCACCGCATCTGCCTCGGTGACGCCGTGGAAAGCGCCCGCCATGAACGGGTTGTCATCCGGCGCATTGCAGAACACCACCAGCTTGGCACAGCCCAGGGAATCCTGCTCCTTCGTGTGCTCTGCCGTGTCGTGTACCACCTGTCCTAAGAGACGGACTGCATCCATATCAATACCGCACTTGGTGGAGCCCACATTGATGGAGCTGCACACCCGCTCGGTGCAGGCCAGTGCCTCCGGGATAGAAAGAATCAGATTCTCATCCCCCGTGGTCATGCCCTTAGACACCAGCGCCGAGTAGCCGCCGATGAAATTCACGCCCACGGTCTTGGCTGCCTCATCCAGGGTCTTTGCGATGGTGACGAAATCCGCCGGGGATTTGCAGGCAGCCCCGCCCACCAGCGCGATGGGAGTCACGGAGATCCGCTTATTTACAATGGGAATACCATAATTATTTTCTATCTCTTTGCCCACAGTCACCAGATCTTTGGCCACTGTAGTGATTTTTTCATAGATTTTTCTGTTCAGAGTAGAAAGATCCGCGTCAATACAGTCCAGAAGGCTGATGCCCAGGGTAATGGTACGCACATCCAGATTTTCCTGCTCAATCATCTTGTTGGTCTCATTGACCTCAAACATATTTATCATATTCGTACCCTTTCTGCCGATCCATCAGATTCTGTGCATTTTTTCAAAAATATCCTCATGCTGACATTTGATCTTCACACCGATCTCTTCCCCCAGCTGCTCCAGCTCTCTGGAGAAATCACCGAAAGGCTTGGTAGAATCATTGGCGTCCACGATCATCATCATGTTAAAATATCCGGAAACGATGGTCTGGGAAATGTCCAGAATGTTGATGCGGTTGTTGGCCAGGTAGGTGCATACCTTTGCAATGATGCCCACAGTGTCTTTTCCGACTACGGTAATAATTGTTTTTTTCATCTCTTTACTCCTCGCAGTATGTAAAATCCATCAGAAAGCAATGACCGGAGAAAGCTTTTCCCGGCTTGCCACCTCGATCCGAAAATCGTCTGCGTGATAATCGGTATCGCCCAGATCGATCTCCAGCTTCACCGTGGCATAGGCCAGCTCCTCGTAATTGTTTTCCTTACTCAAGTGTCCCAGGAACACCGCCTTCGTCTGATCGCCCAGCACCTGGCATAAAAGCTTGCCGGACAGCTCGTTGGACAGATGCCCCTTTTCCCCGAGAATCCGCTGTTTCAGCGGGTATGGGTAAGCCCCCACCTCCAGCATGTGGATGTCGTGGTTTGCTTCCAATAATAATACATCCAAATTCTGTATTTTGTCTACAATATAATCATCATAAATGCCAAGGTCCGTCACCACCGCCGCCGACTTGTCCCCGCAGTCCAGCCGGTAGGCCACCGGATCCGCCGCGTCGTGGGAAATGTGCATGGGGCTCACCTGGATATCTCCCAGAGAAAATCGCTCGTCCGCGCAGATGGGATGAAACAGCTCCTCCGGAATTTTCCCCAGAGAGGACATATATTTCACTTCTTCGATGGTGGGCGCCGTGGCATAAATGGGAATGCCGTATTTTCGCGCCAGAACCCCCAGCCCCTTCACATGATCCACATGCTCATGGGTCACCAGAATGCCGTCCATATCCTTTGTGGAAAGCTCCAGCTCATTTAAGCCCTGCTCGATCCGCTTGCCGCTGATCCCGGCATCCACCAGAAGATGGGTATCCTCCGTGCCCACATAAATACAGTTTCCGCTGCTGCCGCTGGCAATGCTGCAAAATCTCATGTTATTTCGTGATCCTTTCCTGTAAAAATCTGTCCACCTGCTCTTTGGTGCAGTCCAGACTGATGCCCGTGTCGATGGTCACCGCGCAGTTGGCCCGAAAAACCGCCTCCGGACACTGGCTCTTGAAAATTCCGTCGATCCGTGCGTCGGAATAGCCCCGGGTCGCCTTCAGACGTTCCCGCCGGATGTCCTCGCTGGCATAAATATACCAGAGCTCGTCACAGATGGCACCATAGCCCTCCTCGATGAGCAGGGCCGCCTCAATGGCCATTACCCGACAGCTGCCTTTCTTCCGTTCTTCCCCGATTCGATCCAGAATATACTGCTTCACCGCCGGATGGACGATACCGTTTAACTTTTCCAGCAACGCCTGGTCGGCAAATACCACTGCTGCCATCTTCGTCCGGTCCAGCTGGCCGTCAGCGCCCGCAATGTCTGTGCCAAAGGTCTCCACGATTTTATCATAGCAGTCTGCGCCCTTCTGCATGAGATCATGGGCCGCCAGATCTGCCTGCAGGATCACTGCCTGGTATTTTTCCTTCATATAATCAAGAACCGTACTTTTCCCGGCGCCCACGCCACCGGTAATGCCCAGAACCATCATCTCTCGTTCCTCCCGTTTCTTTTTCTCTCGTTTTTCCTATATTTATTTATCTGCTGTTTTCATCTGTCACATCTTTGCGTCAGATTTCGCATGGCTTTATTTCGCTTCGTACCAGCTGTTTCCCTCATGCATATCGATCTCCAGCGATACCCGAAGATCCGCCGCCCGGTGCATCTCTTCCGTCAGGATCTGTCTGACCTGCTCTGCCTCTTCCTTCCAGGCTTCGATGAGCAGTTCATCGTGCACCTGCAATACCAGCCGGGACTTCATCTGCTGCCGCTTCAGCCGCTCGTTCACCCGGATCATGGCGATCTTGATGATATCCGCCGCCGTGCCCT
Above is a window of Oscillospiraceae bacterium NTUH-002-81 DNA encoding:
- a CDS encoding ACT domain-containing protein; this translates as MKKTIITVVGKDTVGIIAKVCTYLANNRINILDISQTIVSGYFNMMMIVDANDSTKPFGDFSRELEQLGEEIGVKIKCQHEDIFEKMHRI
- a CDS encoding nucleotidyltransferase family protein, with translation MNVTGVIAEYNPFHNGHRHHLSESREKTGADYVIAVMSGDFVQRGTPAILNKYERTRMALSCGADLVLELPAAYATASAEHFALGGVALLDSLGAMDALAFGAEVPVSEKETANPEDCIVNAAPVPHPVPGKRNDILLEMFQRAADCLLEEPPVFQEALRQSLKEGLSFPKARMQALQKTLASFPAASAAEVLSSPNNILGLEYVKALKACKSSITPCIIPRSGSGYHDTGLSPDQFASATGIRAAIARQLPTEQLKTAVPDAVLSILKENEGKSFPVEENDFSALLRYRLLMLLHGDRYNRFQAPLHSDSCIDSQAPLFAADTASQSASPLSIRNTSGQTALTCAPAQLLSKFADMTPDLAARIADKLPAFVDAAQFTDLLKAKNLTRTRIARCLTHILLDVEEYPFRQLRTSAFPVPYARILGFRKEAAPLLSVLKKTSRIPLITKTADATRILQDTWGSDAAGALWLWNHDLLAVDIYETAAGARFHRLPVNEYTRGLILLP
- a CDS encoding enoyl-CoA hydratase-related protein, encoding MAAVAYEKKDHVAVVTLKNAGKRHWSEPEWIAEVQAAVKQVERDLDVYVLLFTDAGACSKEMAAPDKQNNAEQSRQLEELCAAVRSLRVPVIAAMNGFSLDGSCDLVKACDICMASETVEETGPANQVVAPEALTDTAMALAVQICANGQIAVQEIKRCVNMGLAAGESAGLEFEQQAFALCNATEDKRIGMGAYLRHESEKKFQYR
- a CDS encoding MBL fold metallo-hydrolase — protein: MRFCSIASGSSGNCIYVGTEDTHLLVDAGISGKRIEQGLNELELSTKDMDGILVTHEHVDHVKGLGVLARKYGIPIYATAPTIEEVKYMSSLGKIPEELFHPICADERFSLGDIQVSPMHISHDAADPVAYRLDCGDKSAAVVTDLGIYDDYIVDKIQNLDVLLLEANHDIHMLEVGAYPYPLKQRILGEKGHLSNELSGKLLCQVLGDQTKAVFLGHLSKENNYEELAYATVKLEIDLGDTDYHADDFRIEVASREKLSPVIAF
- a CDS encoding PFL family protein; this encodes MINMFEVNETNKMIEQENLDVRTITLGISLLDCIDADLSTLNRKIYEKITTVAKDLVTVGKEIENNYGIPIVNKRISVTPIALVGGAACKSPADFVTIAKTLDEAAKTVGVNFIGGYSALVSKGMTTGDENLILSIPEALACTERVCSSINVGSTKCGIDMDAVRLLGQVVHDTAEHTKEQDSLGCAKLVVFCNAPDDNPFMAGAFHGVTEADAVINVGVSGPGVVKTALEKVRGESFEVLCETIKKTAFKITRVGQLVAKEASAKLHIPFGIIDLSLAPTPAVGDSVADILKEIGLEHPGAPGTTAALALLNDQVKKGGIMASSYVGGLSGAFIPVSEDQGMIDAVNAGALTLEKLEAMTCVCSVGLDMIAIPGDTTPETISGIIADEMAIGMINQKTTAVRVIPVIGKGVGETVEFGGLLGYAPIMPVNPFHCDAFVNRGGRIPAPVHSFKN
- the coaE gene encoding dephospho-CoA kinase (Dephospho-CoA kinase (CoaE) performs the final step in coenzyme A biosynthesis.), whose translation is MMVLGITGGVGAGKSTVLDYMKEKYQAVILQADLAAHDLMQKGADCYDKIVETFGTDIAGADGQLDRTKMAAVVFADQALLEKLNGIVHPAVKQYILDRIGEERKKGSCRVMAIEAALLIEEGYGAICDELWYIYASEDIRRERLKATRGYSDARIDGIFKSQCPEAVFRANCAVTIDTGISLDCTKEQVDRFLQERITK